Proteins co-encoded in one Armatimonadota bacterium genomic window:
- a CDS encoding aminotransferase class I/II-fold pyridoxal phosphate-dependent enzyme: protein MRRTTAARVNLFTESVIREMTRITEQHQGINLAQGFPDFDAPAELVEAAVQALRDGWNQYAVTWGSPRFRAALAEKVAWYNGLAVDPDRHITVTCGATEAMMATLLAVLDPGDEVVVFEPFYENYGPDALLSGATLRYVRLDLDAPGVPFDPDDLQAAFGPRTRAIIVNTPHNPTGKVFSRGELEQIAALCQQWDALAITDEVYEHIVYDGAVHVSLAALPGMFERTVTINSMSKTYSVTGWRVGWAIAGDPAIADGIRKAHDFLTVGAAAALQEAGAVALRFPREYYTQLAASYQEKRDLLLAILTDAGFRCLAPRGAYYIMADTSRFGSLDDVAFARMLVERCGVGVVPGSSFYHEPAAGRRYVRFAYPKRRETLEEVRRRLRALEPARQA from the coding sequence GTGAGGCGGACGACAGCGGCACGGGTGAACCTGTTCACGGAGTCGGTCATCCGGGAGATGACCCGCATCACGGAGCAGCACCAGGGCATCAACCTGGCCCAAGGGTTCCCCGACTTCGACGCGCCGGCCGAGCTGGTGGAGGCGGCCGTCCAGGCGCTGCGCGACGGGTGGAACCAGTACGCCGTCACCTGGGGGTCGCCGCGCTTCCGGGCAGCGCTGGCCGAGAAGGTCGCGTGGTACAACGGGCTGGCGGTGGATCCCGACCGGCACATCACGGTGACCTGCGGCGCCACCGAGGCCATGATGGCCACGCTGCTGGCCGTACTGGACCCGGGCGACGAGGTGGTGGTGTTCGAGCCCTTCTACGAGAACTACGGGCCCGACGCGCTGCTGTCGGGGGCGACCCTGCGCTACGTCCGCCTCGACCTCGATGCCCCCGGCGTGCCGTTCGACCCTGACGATCTGCAAGCCGCGTTTGGCCCGCGCACACGGGCGATCATCGTGAACACCCCCCACAACCCCACGGGCAAGGTGTTCAGTCGGGGCGAGCTGGAGCAGATCGCGGCGCTGTGCCAGCAGTGGGACGCCCTGGCCATCACCGACGAGGTGTACGAGCACATCGTCTACGACGGTGCCGTGCACGTCAGCCTGGCGGCGCTGCCCGGCATGTTCGAGCGCACCGTCACCATCAACAGCATGTCCAAGACCTACAGCGTCACCGGCTGGCGGGTGGGCTGGGCCATCGCCGGGGACCCCGCCATCGCCGACGGCATCCGGAAGGCGCACGACTTCCTGACGGTGGGCGCGGCCGCGGCGCTCCAGGAGGCTGGCGCCGTCGCGTTGCGGTTCCCGCGGGAGTACTACACCCAGCTGGCCGCCAGCTACCAGGAGAAGCGCGACCTGCTGCTGGCGATCCTGACCGACGCCGGGTTCCGGTGTCTGGCTCCCCGCGGCGCCTACTACATCATGGCCGACACCAGCCGGTTCGGGAGCCTCGACGACGTCGCCTTCGCCCGCATGCTGGTCGAGCGCTGCGGGGTCGGGGTCGTGCCGGGCAGCAGCTTCTACCACGAGCCCGCCGCGGGCCGGCGGTACGTGCGGTTCGCCTACCCCAAGCGCCGCGAGACCCTCGAGGAGGTACGCCGCCGTCTGCGGGCGCTGGAGCCCGCGCGACAGGCGTAG